The following coding sequences are from one Epilithonimonas vandammei window:
- the sufB gene encoding Fe-S cluster assembly protein SufB — translation MSKYTEDDLRVDLENKKYEFGFETDIEYEDFPIGLNEDIIRAISAKKEEPEWMTDWRLESFRIWQKMEEPNWANIKYQKPDFQAIRYYAAPKAKPELASLDEVDPELLKTFAKLGINIEEQKRLANVAVDIVVDSVSVKTTFQETLKEKGIIFCSISEAIKEHPDLVKQYIGKVVPRGDNFYAALNSAVFSDGSFCYIPKGVKCPMELSTYFRINQSGTGQFERTLVIADEGSYVSYLEGCTAPSRDENQLHAAVVELIALDNAEIKYSTVQNWYPGDENGKGGVFNFVTKRGLCERNAKISWTQVETGSAVTWKYPSCILKGDNSVGEFYSIAVTNMHQYADTGTKMIHIGKNTRSTIISKGISAGKSNNSYRGLVKVMPTAKGARNFSQCDSLLMGNECGAHTFPYIEIKDPTAQLEHEATTSKIGEDQIFYCNQRGIDTERAIALIVNGFSKEVLNKLPMEFAIEAQKLLEISLEGSVG, via the coding sequence ATGTCTAAATATACCGAAGACGATTTACGCGTCGATTTAGAAAATAAAAAGTACGAGTTTGGATTTGAAACGGATATCGAGTATGAAGATTTTCCGATTGGTCTGAATGAGGATATCATTCGTGCTATTTCTGCCAAAAAAGAAGAACCAGAATGGATGACCGATTGGCGTCTAGAATCTTTCCGAATCTGGCAAAAAATGGAAGAACCAAATTGGGCCAACATCAAATATCAAAAACCTGATTTCCAAGCCATCAGATATTACGCAGCACCAAAAGCAAAACCAGAATTGGCAAGCCTTGATGAAGTGGACCCAGAATTGTTGAAGACTTTTGCAAAATTGGGAATCAATATTGAGGAACAAAAAAGATTAGCGAACGTTGCAGTTGATATTGTAGTAGATTCTGTTTCAGTTAAAACAACTTTTCAAGAAACTCTAAAAGAAAAAGGCATTATCTTCTGCTCTATTTCCGAAGCTATTAAAGAACATCCGGATTTGGTAAAACAATACATCGGGAAAGTAGTTCCAAGAGGCGATAATTTCTACGCCGCTTTGAATTCTGCAGTTTTCTCTGATGGAAGTTTCTGCTACATTCCAAAAGGTGTGAAATGTCCGATGGAATTATCAACTTATTTCCGTATCAATCAGTCTGGAACTGGTCAATTCGAAAGAACTTTGGTCATTGCTGACGAAGGAAGTTATGTTTCATATTTGGAAGGTTGTACAGCGCCATCTAGAGATGAAAATCAGCTTCACGCAGCAGTTGTTGAATTGATTGCTCTTGACAATGCTGAAATTAAATATTCTACCGTTCAAAACTGGTATCCAGGCGACGAGAACGGAAAAGGAGGTGTTTTCAATTTTGTGACTAAAAGAGGTCTTTGCGAGAGAAATGCAAAAATCTCTTGGACTCAGGTTGAAACCGGTTCAGCTGTAACTTGGAAATATCCTAGCTGTATTTTGAAAGGTGATAATTCGGTTGGAGAATTTTATTCAATCGCAGTTACCAATATGCATCAATATGCAGATACGGGAACGAAAATGATTCACATCGGAAAGAACACTAGGTCAACCATTATTTCTAAAGGTATCTCCGCTGGAAAATCTAACAATTCTTATCGTGGATTGGTAAAAGTGATGCCAACTGCAAAAGGCGCGAGAAACTTTTCTCAATGTGATTCTTTGCTAATGGGTAATGAATGTGGCGCACACACTTTCCCTTACATCGAAATCAAAGACCCGACTGCACAATTGGAACACGAAGCAACAACTTCGAAAATCGGAGAAGACCAGATTTTCTATTGTA
- a CDS encoding HesB/IscA family protein: MIKVSDQAKSKAAQLMTEEGFNPETDYIRVGVKSGGCSGLEYVLKFDNVKNETDQIFEDNGVRVIIDKKSILYLAGTTLEYSGGLNGKGFVFNNPNAARTCGCGESFSL, from the coding sequence ATGATAAAAGTAAGCGATCAGGCAAAATCCAAAGCAGCTCAGTTGATGACTGAAGAAGGCTTCAACCCTGAGACTGACTATATAAGAGTGGGCGTAAAAAGTGGCGGATGTTCCGGACTAGAATACGTCTTGAAGTTTGATAATGTAAAAAATGAAACCGACCAAATCTTTGAAGATAACGGTGTAAGAGTCATTATTGACAAAAAATCAATCCTATATCTTGCAGGAACAACTCTAGAATATTCCGGAGGATTGAATGGAAAAGGTTTTGTTTTTAATAACCCAAATGCTGCAAGAACCTGCGGTTGTGGAGAAAGTTTTAGTTTATAA
- a CDS encoding IS1595 family transposase, with protein MNLFSFSAHFGTEDDCINHFKSERDKIGLTCKCGSTEHFWIKSRLSYECKKCRSRTSLKSGTIMENSNLSFLIWYKTMFLMSVTKKGFSAKEIQKQLGLKRYEPVWAMVHKIRKAMGNRDAQYTLEGMIEFDEAYFTVESSEIEQKKGIRGKGSVGKQNVAMIAESTPLEDIDTGKKEKHVRFFKAKVLDGHSGEEINEAIKESIDNQSIVFTDKSTSYVDISDFVELHIMEKSSKETTEETLKWIHIAISNAKRNLLGNYHKIKRKYLQLYLNEFIYKLNRRYFGDRLFERLIIANITGL; from the coding sequence ATGAATTTATTCAGTTTTTCAGCACATTTCGGGACAGAAGATGATTGTATAAATCATTTTAAATCTGAGAGAGATAAAATAGGACTCACGTGCAAATGTGGAAGCACAGAACATTTTTGGATAAAGAGCAGATTAAGTTATGAATGCAAAAAATGCAGAAGTCGAACTTCTTTGAAAAGCGGAACCATCATGGAAAATTCGAATTTATCTTTTCTAATTTGGTACAAAACCATGTTTTTGATGAGTGTTACCAAGAAAGGATTTTCAGCCAAAGAAATCCAAAAACAATTGGGATTAAAGAGGTATGAACCAGTTTGGGCAATGGTTCATAAGATAAGAAAAGCCATGGGAAACCGAGATGCACAATACACTTTGGAAGGGATGATAGAATTTGACGAAGCCTATTTTACAGTAGAATCTAGCGAAATAGAGCAGAAAAAAGGAATTCGTGGAAAAGGTTCAGTTGGGAAACAAAATGTAGCGATGATAGCAGAATCAACACCGTTAGAAGATATTGATACTGGAAAAAAAGAAAAACATGTTCGCTTCTTTAAAGCGAAGGTTTTAGATGGACACAGTGGAGAAGAAATCAATGAAGCCATTAAAGAATCTATAGATAATCAGAGTATTGTTTTTACAGATAAAAGCACTTCTTATGTGGATATTTCAGATTTTGTAGAGCTTCATATTATGGAAAAAAGTTCAAAAGAAACTACCGAAGAAACTTTAAAATGGATTCATATTGCCATTAGCAACGCCAAAAGAAATTTGTTGGGCAATTACCACAAAATAAAAAGAAAGTATCTTCAACTCTATCTCAACGAATTCATCTACAAGCTAAATCGAAGATATTTTGGAGATAGACTCTTTGAAAGGCTTATTATTGCTAACATTACAGGATTATGA
- a CDS encoding GLPGLI family protein, which translates to MKFLKLLAFISMPFLMAQQGTRFIYQVSMTLDSTNAEKKTELAYLDSDGKKSFFYAENTLKRDSIMDRMRTTRNFDRTQMQNLRSNINFTIEKDLSNQSLVYKSRIGRDQYSYNEIPSLSWKILPETVKIGDFKTQKAETTFGGRTWYAWFTPEIPLQDGPYKFSGLPGLIVKVQDSKGDYSFDLMQTKKIADVQQPQVRGQFINLSKNKYMDMEKKFQKDPASFISVQRNSGGAPGGPGGNRPGMDPKQMQEMQKRMEAEIKSRNNPIELK; encoded by the coding sequence ATGAAATTTTTAAAACTATTAGCTTTCATTTCGATGCCGTTTCTGATGGCGCAGCAAGGCACAAGATTTATTTACCAGGTTTCTATGACGCTGGATTCTACAAATGCAGAAAAGAAAACCGAACTTGCATATCTGGATTCAGATGGCAAAAAATCTTTTTTTTACGCAGAGAATACATTGAAGAGAGATTCTATAATGGATAGAATGCGTACCACAAGAAATTTTGACAGAACGCAAATGCAGAATCTGAGAAGCAATATTAACTTCACCATCGAAAAGGATTTGTCCAATCAAAGCTTGGTATATAAATCCAGAATCGGAAGAGATCAATATTCTTATAACGAAATCCCATCTTTAAGTTGGAAAATCTTACCGGAAACTGTGAAGATAGGGGATTTTAAAACGCAGAAAGCAGAAACGACTTTCGGCGGAAGAACTTGGTACGCCTGGTTTACTCCAGAAATTCCTTTGCAGGATGGACCGTATAAATTTTCTGGTCTGCCGGGACTGATAGTGAAAGTTCAGGACTCGAAAGGCGATTATTCTTTTGACCTGATGCAGACTAAAAAAATCGCTGATGTCCAACAACCACAGGTCAGAGGTCAGTTCATCAATCTGTCAAAAAATAAATATATGGATATGGAGAAAAAATTCCAGAAGGATCCTGCAAGTTTTATCTCTGTGCAGCGAAATTCTGGAGGTGCGCCAGGAGGTCCGGGTGGAAATCGTCCGGGAATGGATCCAAAGCAGATGCAGGAAATGCAGAAAAGAATGGAAGCCGAAATTAAAAGTCGGAATAATCCGATTGAATTGAAATAA
- a CDS encoding LptE family protein, with the protein MKTVKINTFPNNAANNLPSLSQDFTVALQNRFLQRTTLKGAVDKPDLLIEGEITDYNITPTSVGAATTTNTGNIVQAQQNKLTITVKVHYENNIDPKLSFDKTYSDEAVFNSDLDLNTIETAQVKIVNERIINKIFNDIVANW; encoded by the coding sequence ATGAAAACTGTGAAAATCAATACTTTTCCAAATAATGCAGCCAACAATCTCCCGAGCCTGAGTCAGGATTTTACGGTAGCCTTGCAAAACCGTTTCCTTCAGAGAACAACTTTAAAAGGTGCTGTTGATAAACCTGACCTTTTGATTGAAGGTGAAATCACAGATTATAATATCACGCCAACTAGTGTTGGAGCCGCGACTACTACCAACACCGGAAACATTGTTCAGGCTCAGCAAAACAAACTAACAATTACCGTTAAAGTGCATTACGAAAATAATATTGACCCAAAACTGAGTTTTGACAAAACATATAGTGATGAAGCGGTTTTCAACAGTGATCTGGATCTTAATACCATTGAAACTGCTCAGGTAAAAATTGTAAACGAAAGGATCATTAACAAAATTTTTAACGACATTGTAGCCAATTGGTAA
- a CDS encoding sigma-54 interaction domain-containing protein, with protein sequence MADLQSIKNRFGIIGNFPALNRALEKSIQVAPTDISVLVIGESGVGKEFIPKIIHSESRRKHQPYIVVNCGAIPEGTIDSELFGHEKGAFTGATSTRKGYFEVADGGTIFLDEVGELPLQTQVRLLRVLESGEFMKVGSSQVQKTNVRIVAATNVNMMKAITDGRFREDLYYRLNTVQIDMPALRERKGDIHLLFRKFARDFAEKYRMPELKLTDDAVAYLENYAFPGNVRQLRNLVEQMTVVEQNREINSVKLAEYIPMNSNLPVVVQKNNSSNSGSDFGSEREIMYKILFDMRNDINDLKSLTSELIKNRGNADLSSQEKNLISRIYTPEAQTSNPNSLLYFENNNQNEVHHPTIVSEDDHHFNDVEDIEIEEAKPESLSLQNNEKDLIIKALEKHKGRRNKAADELGISQRTLYRKIKQYNLED encoded by the coding sequence ATGGCAGACTTACAATCTATAAAAAACCGCTTCGGCATCATTGGAAATTTTCCTGCACTTAATCGTGCCTTGGAAAAATCAATACAAGTAGCACCAACTGATATTTCCGTTCTCGTCATTGGAGAAAGTGGCGTCGGGAAAGAGTTTATCCCAAAAATAATCCACTCAGAATCTAGAAGAAAACATCAGCCTTACATCGTTGTCAACTGTGGCGCGATACCGGAAGGAACGATTGATTCTGAACTTTTCGGACACGAAAAAGGTGCTTTTACAGGTGCGACATCTACCCGAAAAGGTTATTTTGAAGTCGCAGATGGCGGAACAATTTTCTTGGATGAAGTTGGTGAACTTCCTTTGCAAACGCAAGTTCGTCTTTTGAGAGTTTTGGAAAGTGGAGAATTTATGAAAGTGGGTTCTTCCCAGGTTCAGAAAACCAATGTCAGAATCGTAGCTGCAACCAATGTCAATATGATGAAAGCTATTACCGATGGACGTTTCCGAGAGGATTTGTATTACCGACTGAATACAGTACAGATTGATATGCCGGCTTTGCGAGAAAGAAAGGGCGATATCCATTTGTTATTCAGAAAGTTTGCGAGAGATTTTGCTGAGAAATACAGAATGCCGGAACTCAAGTTGACAGACGATGCAGTTGCTTATCTCGAAAATTATGCGTTCCCAGGAAACGTTCGTCAATTGAGAAATCTGGTTGAGCAAATGACAGTTGTGGAACAGAACAGAGAAATCAATTCTGTAAAGTTAGCAGAATATATACCGATGAATTCCAATCTTCCGGTTGTTGTACAAAAAAACAACAGTAGTAATTCCGGCTCTGACTTTGGTTCGGAAAGAGAGATTATGTATAAAATCCTTTTCGATATGCGAAATGACATTAATGATTTAAAATCCTTAACTTCGGAGCTCATAAAGAACAGAGGTAATGCAGATTTGAGTTCTCAGGAAAAAAATCTAATCAGTAGGATCTATACACCGGAAGCGCAGACATCTAACCCGAATTCTTTACTTTATTTTGAAAATAATAATCAGAATGAGGTGCATCATCCCACTATTGTTTCAGAAGATGATCACCACTTTAACGATGTAGAAGATATTGAAATAGAAGAAGCAAAGCCTGAATCTCTATCGCTTCAGAACAATGAAAAAGATCTGATTATCAAAGCTTTGGAAAAACACAAAGGCAGAAGAAACAAAGCAGCAGATGAACTGGGGATTTCTCAGCGAACGCTTTACAGAAAAATAAAACAATATAATTTAGAAGATTAA
- a CDS encoding PDDEXK nuclease domain-containing protein — translation MSNIQSKELLFNISVLLDNARKKVVSTVNQTMVITYFEIGRMIVEDEQNGENRAEYGKAVLKELSLYLTERFGKGFSQRNLEQMRQFYLSYSIAQTVSAEFNMIEKKDNHGKSQTQSAEFKLPDNQINERLSTDLTNLNISQKNAFNFNLSWSHYLKLMRISDLNERKFYEIEAYKNNWSLRELQRQFDSALYTRLSLSKNKEEILQLSEKGQIFEKPKDLVKDPYVLEFLGLAEKSSYSEDDLESRLIDKLEHFLLELGTGFTFVARQNRITFDEKHFKIDLVFYNRILKCFVLIDLKIGELKHQDIGQMQMYVNYYDREKRLQDENKTIGIILCQDKSEALVEYTLPEDNEQIFASKYQTVLPTKEELKKLLQN, via the coding sequence ATGAGCAATATACAATCAAAAGAACTTCTATTCAATATTTCTGTATTATTAGATAATGCAAGAAAAAAAGTGGTGTCCACGGTCAACCAGACAATGGTCATTACCTATTTCGAGATTGGAAGAATGATTGTAGAAGACGAACAAAATGGCGAAAACCGTGCAGAATACGGAAAAGCGGTTCTAAAAGAATTGTCTTTGTATCTTACTGAGAGATTTGGAAAAGGATTTTCTCAAAGAAATTTAGAACAAATGAGACAATTCTATTTGTCTTATTCAATTGCGCAGACGGTGTCTGCGGAATTCAATATGATAGAAAAAAAAGATAATCACGGAAAATCGCAGACACAGTCTGCGGAATTTAAATTGCCTGATAATCAAATAAATGAAAGATTGTCAACAGATTTGACGAATTTAAATATTTCACAAAAAAACGCTTTCAATTTCAACCTTTCTTGGTCGCATTATCTTAAATTAATGAGAATCAGCGACCTCAATGAAAGAAAATTTTACGAAATCGAGGCTTACAAAAATAATTGGAGTTTAAGAGAATTACAAAGACAATTCGATTCTGCATTATACACAAGATTATCATTAAGCAAAAACAAAGAAGAAATCCTTCAACTATCTGAAAAAGGACAGATTTTTGAAAAACCGAAAGACCTCGTCAAAGATCCTTATGTTTTAGAATTTTTAGGTTTAGCGGAGAAATCAAGCTATTCCGAAGATGATTTGGAAAGTAGATTAATTGATAAATTGGAACATTTTCTTTTAGAATTAGGAACTGGTTTTACGTTTGTAGCCCGACAAAACCGAATAACTTTTGACGAAAAACATTTCAAAATAGACCTGGTTTTTTACAACCGGATTTTAAAATGTTTTGTTTTAATTGATTTAAAAATTGGAGAATTGAAACATCAGGACATCGGACAAATGCAAATGTATGTGAATTATTATGACCGTGAAAAACGTTTGCAAGACGAGAATAAAACCATCGGAATCATCCTCTGTCAAGACAAAAGTGAAGCTTTGGTAGAATATACTTTGCCGGAAGATAACGAGCAGATTTTTGCAAGTAAGTACCAAACCGTACTTCCCACTAAAGAAGAATTAAAAAAACTTTTACAAAATTGA
- the miaB gene encoding tRNA (N6-isopentenyl adenosine(37)-C2)-methylthiotransferase MiaB: MQEKYIDETKQGEAFAIAEKSGNSKKLFLESYGCQMNFSDSEIVASILNEQGYNTTLKQEEADLILLNTCSIREKAEQTVRMRLAQFKNLKKEKPNLTVGVLGCMAERLKTKFLDEEQLVDLVVGPDAYRDLPNLLKETDDGRDAINVILSKEETYADINPVRLGGNGVTAFVTITRGCDNMCTFCVVPFTRGRERSRDPHSIIEECLDLWNNGYKEITLLGQNVDSYLWYGGGPKKDFAKASEMQKLTAVNFAQLMEMVATAVPNMRIRFSTSNPQDMSLDVFRVMAKHNNICKYVHLPVQSGSDRILDLMNRQHTRQEYLDLIRKAKEIVPDISFSQDMIIGFCTETEEDHQDTLSLMREVEYDYGYMFAYSERPGTPAHKKMEDDIPADVKQRRLAEVIALQGELSKKRMASYVGRVHEILIEGVSKKNKNQWKGRNSQNAVCVFDMKEGQKIGDLVSVFVHGNTQGTLLGETVL; the protein is encoded by the coding sequence GTGCAGGAAAAATATATAGACGAAACTAAACAAGGGGAAGCATTCGCCATTGCAGAAAAATCCGGAAATTCTAAAAAATTATTTCTGGAAAGTTACGGTTGTCAGATGAATTTCTCTGATTCCGAGATTGTTGCATCCATTCTTAATGAACAAGGTTACAACACGACTCTGAAGCAGGAAGAAGCAGATTTAATTTTGCTTAACACTTGTTCCATCCGTGAGAAGGCAGAGCAAACGGTAAGAATGCGTCTCGCTCAATTCAAAAATCTTAAAAAGGAAAAACCAAATCTTACCGTCGGTGTTCTTGGTTGTATGGCAGAACGATTGAAAACCAAGTTCTTAGATGAGGAACAACTCGTGGATTTGGTGGTTGGTCCAGATGCTTATAGAGATCTCCCCAATCTTCTCAAAGAAACCGATGACGGAAGAGACGCTATCAACGTAATCCTCTCAAAAGAAGAAACTTACGCAGATATTAATCCCGTTCGTCTTGGCGGAAATGGTGTTACAGCTTTTGTTACCATTACCAGAGGTTGCGATAATATGTGCACTTTCTGTGTTGTTCCTTTTACAAGAGGAAGAGAAAGAAGCCGTGACCCGCATTCTATCATAGAAGAATGTCTTGACCTTTGGAATAACGGTTATAAAGAAATTACACTTTTAGGTCAAAATGTTGACTCTTATCTTTGGTACGGAGGCGGTCCAAAAAAGGATTTTGCAAAAGCATCAGAAATGCAAAAATTAACGGCTGTTAATTTTGCTCAATTGATGGAAATGGTTGCGACAGCTGTTCCAAATATGAGAATCAGATTCTCGACCTCCAATCCTCAGGATATGAGTCTGGATGTTTTCCGAGTGATGGCAAAACACAATAATATTTGCAAATATGTTCACTTGCCTGTTCAAAGTGGAAGCGACAGAATCCTGGACTTGATGAACCGTCAGCACACACGTCAGGAATATTTGGATCTAATCAGAAAAGCTAAGGAAATCGTTCCAGACATTTCTTTTTCTCAAGATATGATTATCGGATTCTGTACCGAAACTGAGGAAGACCACCAAGATACATTATCACTGATGAGAGAAGTGGAATATGATTATGGCTATATGTTTGCTTATTCCGAAAGACCAGGAACGCCTGCTCACAAAAAGATGGAAGACGATATTCCTGCAGATGTCAAGCAAAGACGTTTGGCAGAAGTGATTGCTTTGCAAGGCGAATTATCCAAAAAGAGAATGGCTTCTTACGTCGGCAGAGTTCACGAAATATTAATTGAAGGTGTTTCCAAGAAGAACAAAAACCAATGGAAAGGAAGGAATTCTCAAAATGCCGTTTGCGTTTTTGATATGAAGGAAGGACAGAAAATTGGTGACTTGGTTTCAGTTTTCGTTCATGGGAATACGCAGGGAACACTTTTGGGGGAAACGGTTTTGTAA
- a CDS encoding OsmC family protein has protein sequence MKITLNRINDDFLFECSNEQGNSILLDNTTLPGAKGVSPMQSVLMAVAGCSGIDVVSILKKQRQTITDFKAEVEGERVQVDEAKPFKSIKVKFFLEGEIDPKKAKKAAELSFEKYCSVSKTLEPNVEISYEVSVNGVVV, from the coding sequence ATGAAAATTACACTTAATAGAATCAACGATGATTTTTTGTTTGAATGTTCCAACGAACAAGGAAATTCTATTTTATTAGATAACACGACTTTGCCCGGAGCAAAAGGTGTTTCGCCAATGCAATCTGTTCTAATGGCAGTTGCCGGTTGTAGCGGAATTGATGTCGTTTCAATCCTGAAAAAACAACGTCAGACAATTACAGATTTCAAAGCGGAAGTGGAAGGCGAAAGAGTTCAGGTGGATGAAGCAAAACCTTTCAAATCCATCAAAGTGAAATTTTTCCTCGAAGGTGAAATCGACCCGAAAAAAGCTAAAAAAGCAGCCGAATTATCTTTTGAAAAGTATTGTTCTGTTTCTAAAACGCTTGAGCCAAATGTTGAGATTTCTTATGAGGTCAGCGTGAATGGAGTAGTAGTTTAA
- a CDS encoding MGH1-like glycoside hydrolase domain-containing protein translates to MNEEEKLKNPDWKKWGPYVSHRQWGNVREDYSTNGDAWEFTGHDMAEAWTYRWAEEGIAGISDEKQQMCFALSFWNKNDCRVKERFFGLSNYQGNHGEDIKEIFYYLDNTPSHSYMKMVYKYPINAFPYDDLINTNAQRSNKDPEYEIFDTGIFDNDEYFDIFIEYAKAGEDDFLIRIDVHNRSNRPAPIVVLPTVWYRNNWIWGYNDYKGQLGFSKQGEIDVHHNSLSIKKLYSRNRNADALFCENETNRSRLFNLPKTEGFFKDGINQYITKGLNTVNPSKTGTKASLHCEEIIEANSNKVFEFRLSPHIMDDAFWDFDEIVSRRKQDADEFYANIQKDIENEDEKNVQRQAFAGLLWNKQFYHYNIGKWLKGDPNFPIQRKGFVRNSNWEHLHNKDIISMPDKWEYPWYATWDLAFHCVSFSVIDSEFAKNQLITLTKEWYMHPNGQLPAYEWNFDDVNPPVHAWATFRVFKIDEKNNGKPDLAFLERVFQKLLLNFTWWVNRKDYNGNNLFGGGFLGLDNIGAFDRNMEFNQGEHLEQADGTSWMAMYALNMMRISMELATYNPVYEDMAIKFFEHYLYIAEAMENIGEDKQGLWNEEDGFFYDLLQLSNGDSVNLKLRSIVGLIPMFAVEVVEHSLLEKLPEFKKRMEWVLKNKQDLTKLVSQWYVEGEGNKHLLSILRKTRLTKVLTRLVDESEFLSDYGIRAMSKVYEENPFRFTVHGQEHVVHYTPAESDSRMFGGNSNWRGPIWFPINFLIVESLQRFDFFFGDSLKIEYPKGSGEYKNLDEVSKDISNRLCKIFLKDENGNRAFNGGVEKFNQDPHFKDYIMFFEYFHGDNGRGVGASHQTGWTSTVAKLIQPRLASR, encoded by the coding sequence ATGAATGAAGAAGAAAAATTAAAAAATCCGGATTGGAAAAAGTGGGGACCTTACGTGAGCCACCGCCAATGGGGAAATGTACGCGAAGATTACAGTACCAACGGTGATGCGTGGGAATTTACCGGTCACGATATGGCGGAAGCGTGGACTTACCGCTGGGCAGAGGAAGGCATCGCGGGAATCTCGGATGAGAAGCAACAGATGTGTTTTGCGCTTTCTTTCTGGAATAAAAATGACTGCAGAGTTAAGGAACGTTTTTTCGGACTGAGTAATTATCAGGGAAATCACGGCGAAGATATCAAGGAGATTTTTTATTATCTGGACAATACGCCGTCTCATAGCTATATGAAGATGGTTTACAAATATCCAATCAATGCGTTTCCGTACGATGACCTTATCAATACGAATGCGCAACGCTCCAACAAAGACCCTGAATATGAAATATTTGATACCGGAATCTTTGACAATGATGAATATTTTGATATTTTTATTGAATATGCGAAAGCTGGCGAGGATGATTTTTTAATCAGAATTGATGTTCATAACAGAAGTAATCGACCTGCTCCAATCGTAGTTCTCCCAACAGTTTGGTACAGAAACAACTGGATATGGGGTTATAACGACTACAAAGGTCAACTTGGTTTTTCTAAACAAGGTGAAATAGATGTTCATCATAATAGTCTTAGTATAAAGAAATTATATTCCAGAAATAGAAATGCTGATGCGCTGTTTTGTGAGAATGAAACCAATCGTTCAAGGCTATTTAATCTTCCGAAGACTGAAGGTTTTTTCAAAGACGGAATTAACCAATATATTACAAAAGGTCTTAACACCGTAAACCCTTCTAAAACAGGGACAAAAGCATCTCTTCATTGTGAAGAAATCATAGAAGCGAACAGCAACAAGGTTTTTGAATTCCGATTGTCGCCTCATATTATGGATGATGCGTTTTGGGATTTTGATGAAATTGTTTCCCGACGAAAACAGGACGCGGATGAATTCTATGCGAACATCCAAAAAGATATTGAAAATGAAGACGAAAAGAATGTCCAAAGACAGGCATTTGCAGGTTTGCTTTGGAATAAACAATTCTATCATTACAACATCGGGAAATGGCTAAAAGGCGACCCTAATTTCCCTATTCAACGAAAAGGTTTTGTGCGAAACAGCAATTGGGAACATCTTCATAACAAAGATATTATCTCGATGCCTGACAAGTGGGAATATCCTTGGTATGCGACTTGGGATTTGGCGTTCCATTGCGTGAGTTTTTCTGTGATTGATTCGGAATTCGCTAAAAATCAATTGATTACTCTGACGAAAGAATGGTATATGCATCCAAACGGACAGCTTCCTGCTTACGAATGGAATTTTGATGACGTTAATCCGCCTGTTCACGCTTGGGCAACTTTCCGAGTTTTTAAAATTGACGAAAAAAATAATGGGAAGCCGGATTTGGCTTTCCTAGAAAGGGTTTTCCAAAAATTATTATTGAATTTCACTTGGTGGGTAAACCGAAAAGATTACAACGGAAATAATCTTTTTGGAGGCGGATTCCTTGGTTTGGATAACATCGGAGCCTTTGACAGAAATATGGAATTCAATCAAGGGGAACATCTTGAACAAGCCGACGGAACAAGCTGGATGGCAATGTACGCACTGAATATGATGCGTATTTCTATGGAACTCGCAACGTACAATCCTGTTTATGAAGATATGGCGATCAAATTCTTTGAGCATTATCTTTATATCGCCGAAGCAATGGAAAACATTGGGGAAGACAAGCAAGGACTTTGGAACGAAGAAGACGGATTTTTCTATGATTTGCTACAGCTTTCCAATGGAGACAGTGTGAATTTGAAACTTCGAAGCATTGTTGGATTGATTCCGATGTTTGCAGTAGAAGTTGTGGAACACAGTCTTTTGGAAAAACTTCCGGAGTTCAAAAAAAGAATGGAATGGGTTCTGAAAAATAAGCAAGACCTGACCAAACTCGTTTCCCAATGGTATGTTGAAGGCGAAGGCAATAAACACCTTTTGAGTATCCTCAGAAAAACAAGATTGACAAAAGTTTTAACAAGATTAGTGGACGAATCTGAATTCCTCAGCGATTATGGAATCCGTGCAATGTCCAAAGTCTATGAAGAAAATCCTTTCCGATTCACTGTTCACGGGCAGGAACACGTGGTTCATTACACGCCTGCAGAAAGCGACAGCCGAATGTTTGGTGGAAATAGCAATTGGCGCGGACCTATTTGGTTTCCGATTAATTTCCTGATTGTTGAAAGTTTACAGCGTTTTGATTTCTTTTTCGGAGATTCTTTAAAAATAGAATATCCAAAAGGAAGCGGAGAATACAAAAATCTGGATGAAGTTTCAAAGGATATCAGCAACAGACTTTGTAAAATTTTCTTAAAAGATGAAAATGGAAACAGAGCATTCAACGGTGGCGTTGAGAAATTCAATCAGGACCCACATTTCAAAGATTACATTATGTTCTTCGAATATTTTCACGGCGATAATGGTCGTGGTGTCGGCGCTTCTCATCAAACTGGTTGGACTTCCACGGTGGCGAAGTTGATTCAGCCGAGACTAGCTAGCCGATAA